In a genomic window of Telopea speciosissima isolate NSW1024214 ecotype Mountain lineage chromosome 5, Tspe_v1, whole genome shotgun sequence:
- the LOC122661858 gene encoding probable vacuolar amino acid transporter YPQ1, producing MKPRPNSIPYCSKERKLCVGWVKKYFNDCLCNLKDEISFACGLVSLIAWGVADIPQIITNFQTKSGHGVSLTFLLTWIAGDVFNLLGCFLEPATLPTQFYTGLLYTISTVMLVWQCVYYDHICRWRKSRSKKEPKEKVGEDAKSQAAAGHESIISIPGGLHRTAAAPSPQRDSYYMSARSLATSGTPPSYGSYLRVARSGPSAMQLNESSSSSDDDSFPSTETTKPIRIPRSVGYGTFLAASVNLPHQTMALVERYLGLPGINQLQDVGVESNSYGMALGWLMAAIYMGGRIPQIWLNIKRGSVEGLNPLMFIFALIANIAYVGSIVVRSTEWEKIKANMPWLFDAVVCVALDLFIILQYIYYKYLQRSKTSGEEDGDFIEAVKPLLS from the exons ATGAAACCCAGACCCAACTCCATTCCTTATTGTTCCAAAGAGAGAAAACTATGTGTAGGTTGGGTTAAGAAATATTTCAATGACTGTCTCTGCAATCTTAAAGATGAAATCTCATTTGCTTGTGGACTTGTCAGTCTTATCGCTTGGGGAGTTGCTGACATCCCTCAGATCATAACCAATTTCCAAACTAAATCCGGCCATGGTGTTTCTCTCACGTTTCTCCTCACTTGGATTGCTGG GGACGTTTTCAATCTCTTGGGTTGCTTCCTAGAACCAGCTACA TTGCCAACCCAGTTCTACACAGGTCTG CTCTACACAATCAGTACAGTAATGTTGGTATGGCAGTGTGTGTATTATGATCACATCTGTAGATGGCGGAAATCCAGATCAAAGAAGGAACCCAAGGAAAAG GTGGGAGAAGATGCAAAGTCACAAGCAgcagcagga CATGAATCCATCATTTCCATACCAGGAGGTCTCCACAGGACAGCAGCTGCTCCTTCTCCTCAGAGGGACTCTTACTATAT GTCGGCAAGGTCTCTGGCTACAAGTGGAACACCACCTTCATATGGTTCTTATCTCAGAGTTGCCAGAAGTGGTCCTTCAGCAATGCAACTAAATGAGTcatcgtcctcatccgatgacgACTCGTTTCCATCAACTGAGACAACAAAGCCCATCAGGATTCCTCGCTCT GTGGGCTATGGAACATTTCTTGCAGCATCAGTCAATTTACCGCATCAAACCATGGCATTGGTGGAAAGATACTTGGGGTTACCAGGGATCAACCAATTACAA GATGTTGGGGTTGAAAGCAATTCTTACGGAATGGCTTTAGGATGGCTGATGGCTGCTATATACATGGGAGGCCGAATCCCTCAAATATGGTTAAAT ATTAAAAGAGGGAGTGTGGAG GGCTTAAACCCCCTCATGTTCATATTTGCTCTCATTGCCAATATTGCCTATGTGggaag TATTGTTGTAAGAAGCACTGAGTGGgagaaaataaaagcaaacaTGCCTTGGTTGTTTGATGCTGTAGTTTGTGTGGCACTAGATCTCTTT ATCATTCTCCAATACATCTACTACAAATATCTACAGAGAAGTAAAACAAGTGgtgaagaagatggagacttcATTGAAGCTGTGAAACCATTACTATCTTGA